The following are encoded together in the Carassius auratus strain Wakin unplaced genomic scaffold, ASM336829v1 scaf_tig00020199, whole genome shotgun sequence genome:
- the LOC113076369 gene encoding voltage-dependent anion-selective channel protein 2-like, whose product MAVPPAYSDLGKAAKDIFSKGYGFGIVKLDLKTKSQNGVEFNTSGSSNTDTGKAGGSLETKYKMKDLGLSLNQKWNTDNMLTTEVSVEDQLVQGLKLILHTSFVPNTSKKSGKLKTGYKRDFVNVSCDIDFEGPLVHSAAVLGYECWLLGYQMAFDTAKSKLVQNNFALGYKAEDFQLHTSVNDGADFGGSVYHKVSDQLETAVTLAWTSGSNSTRFGVAAKYQLDKDASVSAKVNNASLIGVGYTQSLRPGVKLTLSALIDGKNFSTGGHKVGLGFELEA is encoded by the exons ATGGCTGTTCCTCCTGCATACTCAGACCTGGGAAAAGCAGCCAAGGACATTTTCAGCAAGGGTTACG GTTTTGGGATTGTTAAATTGGACCTCAAAACTAAATCTCAAAATGGAGTG GAGTTCAACACGTCTGGATCCTCCAACACGGACACGGGGAAAGCCGGCGGGAGTTTGGAGACCAAGTATAAGATGAAGGATCTGGGATTGAGTTTGAACCAGAAGTGGAACACAGACAACATGCTCACTACAGAAGTGTCTGTGGAAGACCAG CTCGTCCAGGGGTTGAAACTGATCCTGCATACGTCTTTTGTACCGAACACAAG CAAGAAGAGCGGTAAACTGAAGACCGGCTACAAGCGTGACTTTGTCAACGTGAGCTGTGACATTGATTTCGAGGGTCCGCTCGTGCACTCTGCAGCGGTTCTGGGATACGAATGCTGGCTCTTGGGCTACCAGATGGCGTTTGACACGGCCAAATCCAAACTGGTGCAAAACAACTTCGCTCTGGGATACAAGGCTGAAGATTTCCAGCTTCACACCAGCGT TAATGACGGAGCTGATTTCGGAGGATCTGTCTATCACAAAGTCAGTGATCAGCTGGAGACGGCCGTCACTTTGGCCTGGACTTCAGGCAGCAACAGCACACGCTTCGGAGTTGCTGCAAAGTACCAGCTGGATAAAGATGCTTCTGTGTCT GCCAAAGTGAACAATGCCAGTCTGATTGGAGTTGGTTACACTCAGAGTCTTCGACCAG GTGTGAAACTCACTCTCTCGGCCTTGATCGATGGGAAAAACTTCAGCACAGGTGGACACAAAGTAGGACTGGGCTTTGAACTGGAAGCGTAG
- the LOC113076371 gene encoding torsin-4A isoform X2, with amino-acid sequence MGEQDPSDRLGGDPLKDTKENGTGSFSQFSSSVRTMVRIRQKYQAMKKRRLEMASVSSQGLMSPRSTSPKVFTFDNIQDPISSNPSSPRKRKKKRRTRVLYPSNSLRAVPTKERSRAKNCLYLLCIIVFLQVYNAIENLDDHVLKYDLDGLEKTLKREVFGQQEVADSLLGHLHDYLSTYVHNKPLVLSLHGPTGVGKSHVGRLLAQHFRSVVGDDLVMQYFVLHHCPTDDDIPQCTKSLDSHVSEMVTQAEEQEKIPVFIFDEVEHMPRELLDTLQDLIHPKNNNEYLNAIYILISNLGHEDITKFVLHNSSVAVSGHLSLIQELNPWLRGYLERYHMLFLEAELLPFMLLEKSTVMDCFIDEMSREGFYPDRSHVERLAEELSYYIVGEREFSHTGCRQVVAKVNLL; translated from the coding sequence ATGGGAGAACAAGACCCCAGTGACAGGCTAGGAGGAGACCCTCTGAAAGACACAAAGGAAAATGGCACCGGAAGCTTCTCCCAGTTCTCCTCAAGCGTACGCACCATGGTGCGCATTCGCCAAAAGTACCAGGCCATGAAAAAACGGCGTCTTGAGATGGCATCAGTGTCATCCCAGGGCTTAATGTCTCCACGGTCCACCAGCCCAAAGGTTTTCACTTTTGATAATATCCAAGACCCCATAAGCTCTAACCCCTCTTCCCCACGCAAGCGGAAGAAAAAGAGGAGGACACGGGTTTTATATCCGAGCAACAGTTTGAGAGCCGTACCTACAAAAGAGAGAAGCCGTGCAAAGAACTGCCTCTACTTGTTGTGCATCATTGTATTTCTACAAGTTTACAATGCCATTGAGAACTTGGATGACCATGTACTCAAATATGATCTGGACGGACTGGAGAAAACACTTAAGAGGGAAGTGTTTGGCCAACAGGAAGTTGCAGACAGTCTTCTGGGTCATTTGCATGATTATTTGTCAACTTATGTACACAATAAACCTTTAGTGTTGTCGCTTCACGGGCCTACCGGAGTTGGGAAGAGCCACGTTGGCCGATTACTAGCTCAGCATTTCCGCTCAGTTGTTGGCGACGACTTGGTGATGCAGTACTTCGTTCTGCACCATTGCCCAACAGACGAcgatatcccacaatgcactaaATCTCTGGACTCTCACGTCTCGGAAATGGTGACTCAGGCTGAGGAACAGGAGAAGATACCGGTCTTTATCTTCGATGAGGTGGAGCACATGCCCAGGGAGTTGCTGGACACATTGCAAGACCTGATTCATCCCAAAAACAACAACGAATACTTAAACGCCATCTACATTCTCATCAGCAACCTGGGACATGAAGACATCACCAAATTCGTTCTGCACAACTCCAGCGTCGCCGTCTCGGGCCATCTGAGCTTGATTCAGGAGCTGAACCCTTGGTTGCGAGGCTACCTTGAAAGATACCACATGCTTTTTTTGGAGGCAGAGCTCCTGCCCTTTATGCTTCTGGAGAAGAGCACCGTAATGGATTGTTTTATTGATGAGATGTCCAGGGAAGGATTTTATCCAGATCGATCCCATGTAGAAAGACTTGCAGAAGAACTATCATACTACATAGTTGGCGAACGGGAATTTTCTCACACCGGATGCAGGCAGGTTGTGGCAAAAGTGAACCTTCTCTGA
- the LOC113076371 gene encoding torsin-4A isoform X1: protein MFPNHTPECFPKMGEQDPSDRLGGDPLKDTKENGTGSFSQFSSSVRTMVRIRQKYQAMKKRRLEMASVSSQGLMSPRSTSPKVFTFDNIQDPISSNPSSPRKRKKKRRTRVLYPSNSLRAVPTKERSRAKNCLYLLCIIVFLQVYNAIENLDDHVLKYDLDGLEKTLKREVFGQQEVADSLLGHLHDYLSTYVHNKPLVLSLHGPTGVGKSHVGRLLAQHFRSVVGDDLVMQYFVLHHCPTDDDIPQCTKSLDSHVSEMVTQAEEQEKIPVFIFDEVEHMPRELLDTLQDLIHPKNNNEYLNAIYILISNLGHEDITKFVLHNSSVAVSGHLSLIQELNPWLRGYLERYHMLFLEAELLPFMLLEKSTVMDCFIDEMSREGFYPDRSHVERLAEELSYYIVGEREFSHTGCRQVVAKVNLL from the exons ATGTTTCCAAACCACACACCAGAGTGTTTTCCAAAG ATGGGAGAACAAGACCCCAGTGACAGGCTAGGAGGAGACCCTCTGAAAGACACAAAGGAAAATGGCACCGGAAGCTTCTCCCAGTTCTCCTCAAGCGTACGCACCATGGTGCGCATTCGCCAAAAGTACCAGGCCATGAAAAAACGGCGTCTTGAGATGGCATCAGTGTCATCCCAGGGCTTAATGTCTCCACGGTCCACCAGCCCAAAGGTTTTCACTTTTGATAATATCCAAGACCCCATAAGCTCTAACCCCTCTTCCCCACGCAAGCGGAAGAAAAAGAGGAGGACACGGGTTTTATATCCGAGCAACAGTTTGAGAGCCGTACCTACAAAAGAGAGAAGCCGTGCAAAGAACTGCCTCTACTTGTTGTGCATCATTGTATTTCTACAAGTTTACAATGCCATTGAGAACTTGGATGACCATGTACTCAAATATGATCTGGACGGACTGGAGAAAACACTTAAGAGGGAAGTGTTTGGCCAACAGGAAGTTGCAGACAGTCTTCTGGGTCATTTGCATGATTATTTGTCAACTTATGTACACAATAAACCTTTAGTGTTGTCGCTTCACGGGCCTACCGGAGTTGGGAAGAGCCACGTTGGCCGATTACTAGCTCAGCATTTCCGCTCAGTTGTTGGCGACGACTTGGTGATGCAGTACTTCGTTCTGCACCATTGCCCAACAGACGAcgatatcccacaatgcactaaATCTCTGGACTCTCACGTCTCGGAAATGGTGACTCAGGCTGAGGAACAGGAGAAGATACCGGTCTTTATCTTCGATGAGGTGGAGCACATGCCCAGGGAGTTGCTGGACACATTGCAAGACCTGATTCATCCCAAAAACAACAACGAATACTTAAACGCCATCTACATTCTCATCAGCAACCTGGGACATGAAGACATCACCAAATTCGTTCTGCACAACTCCAGCGTCGCCGTCTCGGGCCATCTGAGCTTGATTCAGGAGCTGAACCCTTGGTTGCGAGGCTACCTTGAAAGATACCACATGCTTTTTTTGGAGGCAGAGCTCCTGCCCTTTATGCTTCTGGAGAAGAGCACCGTAATGGATTGTTTTATTGATGAGATGTCCAGGGAAGGATTTTATCCAGATCGATCCCATGTAGAAAGACTTGCAGAAGAACTATCATACTACATAGTTGGCGAACGGGAATTTTCTCACACCGGATGCAGGCAGGTTGTGGCAAAAGTGAACCTTCTCTGA